A genomic stretch from Microplitis mediator isolate UGA2020A chromosome 10, iyMicMedi2.1, whole genome shotgun sequence includes:
- the LOC130676530 gene encoding mucin-2 isoform X4: MMILVSSLLLILAVVSRVECQRNTPRSPRASRIDGALEFECPEEFGYYPHPRDCTQYYVCVFGGALLESCTGGLMYSHELQTCDWPRNVGCQSGASSNQDVEDEDPLLERAAKAESQQRQHQQRQPIQRQQVQITSPSPSLSQIPERQSRHRPQQHQQQPQHRTYPDEEYEPASEIESDRQQRVYRGQPSTIGQVQRDRDGLRRNIISVSSTHPSHPASITTPPTPPPPPQLSSNGDNDSVGHETTASQLTASSTTTKDRDITTLTSTTTTSSSSPSAASNPTANLPAKSSVGQTRDRKDYAIHEATRRNYVIVSSPSPFKLPPREDNNDDDDLTVVTTPQSIRTSDDHSDQAFQVNFIPDPSVNSPAEFSTLSEIEQRVDSTVTQSIGVTDDLEQNEISVSPPATRKRPIYDFYDEPIGKGDYITASSPARPRVKSRIANRGKERYHGSNYVTMKVVRKRPVFDRDQDSKDSFKSDVTVPLSRSTTPQMPPSSPSPSPSSSTPSPLPLTSAAMAADHRKKMLLPQKVPVPTVKSDRFDDTPTTLSPIKRAFIMSKLQQQRDQEDVEGNEIYPTSSLHQQYKSFESMKHDISSPQTLKSSSNMSTSTTSTTTTSSTSTSTRIAAVKLELSTTPTPFRRHATAGTRDEIERNEISATSASVPPPVRSPAVNQLRSRHDKKDLSLSTDATSSTTAASTTTTATATVLHQHPYSGQRRTSTTLEREKESFNTARSQTDSPYRTIPSENPRVVKTTASTPAVPAPTISKAYYDHDSYPYYLYDDDVSIYKDDDYPQYTINQSVAIQSHPPQQQTVRIAEVTPNSKTYTQKSKKVPANDVNKYNFNSEVTAADYDIYDNQGHKNKFHLNDGQQSYRPNSISPQLVHVTTPNAIVDAYVPLTTTTKAPPTTTARPYTPVTVPSRSRPHVNRGTAPPRLRPTLKPSTEIVSKAQEFVDIYRYPAQRPAPIYPTPQVDKPAAKCRKDVCLLPDCNCGGPDIPDTASASNSRLGSGPGKLLANEKFSLLMAESSWKMSKECVLRSSRSEATICSECSGKRTLHTTRRCRFTKTDHPAGRTLSTINYSTTV; encoded by the exons ccATGAGTTGCAGACCTGCGACTGGCCGCGTAATGTCGGCTGCCAAAGCGGTGCGTCCTCTAATCAGGATGTCGAAGATGAAGATCCTTTGTTGGAACG AGCCGCTAAGGCTGAGTCGCAGCAACGTCAGCACCAGCAACGCCAGCCAATCCAGCGTCAGCAGGTACAAATAACGTCACCATCGCCGTCATTATCTCAGATACCAGAGCGCCAATCTCGTCATCGTCCACAGCAGCATCAGCAGCAGCCACAACATCGAACGTACCCTGATGAAGAGTACGAGCCAGCATCGGAGATCGAAAGTGATCGTCAGCAGCGCGTGTACCGCGGCCAACCATCGACGATTGGTCAAGTCCAGCGGGACCGCGACGGCCTCAGGAGGAACATTATTTCCGTAAGTTCAACGCACCCGTCTCACCCTGCTTCCATCACAACTCCACCaacaccaccaccaccaccacagCTGTCGTCCAACGGGGACAATGATAGTGTGGGACACGAGACAACCGCGAGTCAATTGACAGCCTCTTCCACTACAACTAAAGATCGTGATATCACAACTCTtacatcaacaacaacaacgtCTTCGTCGTCACCATCTGCAGCGAGCAACCCGACAGCAAATCTACCGGCCAAGTCAAGTGTCGGTCAAACACGCGATAGAAAAGATTACGCGATCCATGAGGCAACTAGACGTAATTACGTTATCGTCAGTTCGCCTTCACCTTTCAAGCTGCCGCCTAGAGAAgacaataatgatgatgatgatctaACAGTCGTAACAACACCTCAATCCATTAGAACGTCAGATGATCATAGTGATCAAGCTTTCCAAGTAAACTTTATTCCCGATCCAAGTGTCAATTCGCCAGCGGAATTCAGTACATTATCAGAAATTGAACAGCGTGTAGACTCGACGGTGACTCAATCAATCGGAGTAACTGATGATCTAGAGCAAAATGAAATTTCAGTGAGTCCGCCAGCGACTCGAAAACGTCCGATCTATGACTTTTACGATGAACCTATTGGCAAAGGCGATTATATTACTGCCTCCTCGCCTGCAAGACCCAGAGTTAAATCACGAATTGCAAATCGAGGAAAGGAGAGATATCATGGCTCGAATTACGTTACCATGAAGGTTGTCCGCAAACGTCCGGTCTTTGACCGCGACCAGGATAGCAAGGACTCATTTAAAAGTGACGTGACAGTTCCACTTAGTCGTTCTACCACTCCCCAAATGCCTCcatcatcaccatcaccatcaccatcatcatcaacgCCATCACCACTACCATTAACGTCAGCAGCAATGGCAGCGGATCACCGTAAAAAAATGCTCCTTCCTCAAAAGGTCCCAGTGCCGACTGTTAAATCTGACCGGTTCGACGATACGCCTACGACTCTGAGTCCAATAAAACGAGCCTTCATTATGAGCAAACTTCAGCAGCAACGGGACCAGGAAGACGTCGAAGGCAATGAAATATACCCGACGTCAAGCCTACACCAGCAGTATAAGTCTTTCGAGTCTATGAAACATGACATCAGCTCGCCCCAGACCTTGAAGAGCAGCAGTAACATGTCTACCTCCACAACTTCCACCACCACAACatcatcaacatcaacatccACCAGGATTGCTGCCGTTAAACTGGAACTATCAACAACACCGACACCATTCCGGCGTCACGCGACTGCGGGAACCCGTGATGAGATCGAGAGGAATGAAATATCAGCGACATCCGCGAGCGTCCCACCACCAGTACGCTCGCCGGCGGTAAATCAACTGAGAAGCCGTCATGATAAAAAAGATCTGAGCCTCTCCACTGACGCTACCAGTTCTACAACCGCTGCTAGCACTACTActactgctactgctactgTTTTACACCAGCATCCGTACTCAGGACAACGTAGGACCAGCACGACACTC gaacGGGAGAAGGAGAGTTTTAATACCGCGCGCTCACAAACTGACAGTCCTTAcag AACCATTCCTTCGGAGAATCCACGTGTTGTAAAAACCACAGCATCAACACCTGCCGTACCAGCCCCTACTATTTCAAAAGCCTACTACGATCACGATAGTTATCCTTACTATCTCTACGACGATGACGTATCTATTTATAAAGACGACG ATTATCCCCAGTACACGATTAACCAGTCGGTGGCTATTCAGTCTCATCCTCCTCAGCAGCAGACCGTCCGCATCGCCGAGGTCACGCCGAACTCAAAAACATACACGCAAAAGTCGAAGAAAGTTCCCGCCAATGATGTTAATAAATACAACTTTAATTCCGAAGTCACCGCCGCGGATTACGACATCTATGACAACCAG ggtCACAAGAACAAGTTCCACTTAAACGACGGCCAGCAGTCTTACAG GCCAAACAGCATCAGTCCTCAATTGGTTCACGTGACAACACCAAATGCCATCGTCGATGCCTATGTACCATTAACGACAACAACCAAGGCGCCGCCGACAACAACAGCCCGTCCTTACACTCCAGTAACAGTACCAAG CCGAAGCAGACCACACGTCAACCGAGGAACTGCACCACc ACGACTACGCCCAACTCTTAAACCATCTACGGAGATAGTCTCAAAGGCCCAGGAGTTTGTTGACATCTACAGGTATCCCGCACAGAGACCGGCACCTATTTATCCAACGCCTCAGGTGGACAAACCAGCAGCCAAATGCCGCAAAGATGTTTGCTTGCTTCCGGATTGTAACTGCGGCGGACCCGACATTCCAG ACACAGCTTCGGCGAGCAATTCTCGGCTAGGAAGTGGGCCAGGGAAGTTGCTGGCCAACGAGAAATTCTCGCTGCTTATGGCGGAGTCAAGTTGGAAGATGTCAAAGGAATGCGTGCTCCGTTCCTCTCG gtcGGAGGCAACAATATGTTCAGAATGCTCTGGGAAACGAACTTTACATACGACTCGTCGATGCCGATTTACGAAAACAGACCACCCAGCTGGCCGTACACTCTCGACTATAAATTATTCCACGACTGTATGA
- the LOC130676530 gene encoding mucin-2 isoform X1, which translates to MMILVSSLLLILAVVSRVECQRNTPRSPRASRIDGALEFECPEEFGYYPHPRDCTQYYVCVFGGALLESCTGGLMYSHELQTCDWPRNVGCQSGASSNQDVEDEDPLLERAAKAESQQRQHQQRQPIQRQQVQITSPSPSLSQIPERQSRHRPQQHQQQPQHRTYPDEEYEPASEIESDRQQRVYRGQPSTIGQVQRDRDGLRRNIISVSSTHPSHPASITTPPTPPPPPQLSSNGDNDSVGHETTASQLTASSTTTKDRDITTLTSTTTTSSSSPSAASNPTANLPAKSSVGQTRDRKDYAIHEATRRNYVIVSSPSPFKLPPREDNNDDDDLTVVTTPQSIRTSDDHSDQAFQVNFIPDPSVNSPAEFSTLSEIEQRVDSTVTQSIGVTDDLEQNEISVSPPATRKRPIYDFYDEPIGKGDYITASSPARPRVKSRIANRGKERYHGSNYVTMKVVRKRPVFDRDQDSKDSFKSDVTVPLSRSTTPQMPPSSPSPSPSSSTPSPLPLTSAAMAADHRKKMLLPQKVPVPTVKSDRFDDTPTTLSPIKRAFIMSKLQQQRDQEDVEGNEIYPTSSLHQQYKSFESMKHDISSPQTLKSSSNMSTSTTSTTTTSSTSTSTRIAAVKLELSTTPTPFRRHATAGTRDEIERNEISATSASVPPPVRSPAVNQLRSRHDKKDLSLSTDATSSTTAASTTTTATATVLHQHPYSGQRRTSTTLEREKESFNTARSQTDSPYRTIPSENPRVVKTTASTPAVPAPTISKAYYDHDSYPYYLYDDDVSIYKDDDYPQYTINQSVAIQSHPPQQQTVRIAEVTPNSKTYTQKSKKVPANDVNKYNFNSEVTAADYDIYDNQGHKNKFHLNDGQQSYRPNSISPQLVHVTTPNAIVDAYVPLTTTTKAPPTTTARPYTPVTVPSRSRPHVNRGTAPPRLRPTLKPSTEIVSKAQEFVDIYRYPAQRPAPIYPTPQVDKPAAKCRKDVCLLPDCNCGGPDIPGDYLPEEIPQIVLLTFDDSVNDLNKGLYADLFEKGRKNPNGCPISATFYVSHEWTDYSQVQNLYAAGHEIASHTVSHSFGEQFSARKWAREVAGQREILAAYGGVKLEDVKGMRAPFLSVGGNNMFRMLWETNFTYDSSMPIYENRPPSWPYTLDYKLFHDCMIPPCPTRSYPGLWEVPMVMWQDLNGGRCSMGDACSNPPTADGVYKMLIKNFERHYTTNRAPFGLFYHAAWFTQPHHKEGFISFLDTIVAMDDVWVITNTQAIEWVRNPTPLALLDTFEPFGCNYQGRPKKCNNPKVCNLWHKSGVRYMKTCQPCPDIYPWTGKTGIRSSRIDNEIEN; encoded by the exons ccATGAGTTGCAGACCTGCGACTGGCCGCGTAATGTCGGCTGCCAAAGCGGTGCGTCCTCTAATCAGGATGTCGAAGATGAAGATCCTTTGTTGGAACG AGCCGCTAAGGCTGAGTCGCAGCAACGTCAGCACCAGCAACGCCAGCCAATCCAGCGTCAGCAGGTACAAATAACGTCACCATCGCCGTCATTATCTCAGATACCAGAGCGCCAATCTCGTCATCGTCCACAGCAGCATCAGCAGCAGCCACAACATCGAACGTACCCTGATGAAGAGTACGAGCCAGCATCGGAGATCGAAAGTGATCGTCAGCAGCGCGTGTACCGCGGCCAACCATCGACGATTGGTCAAGTCCAGCGGGACCGCGACGGCCTCAGGAGGAACATTATTTCCGTAAGTTCAACGCACCCGTCTCACCCTGCTTCCATCACAACTCCACCaacaccaccaccaccaccacagCTGTCGTCCAACGGGGACAATGATAGTGTGGGACACGAGACAACCGCGAGTCAATTGACAGCCTCTTCCACTACAACTAAAGATCGTGATATCACAACTCTtacatcaacaacaacaacgtCTTCGTCGTCACCATCTGCAGCGAGCAACCCGACAGCAAATCTACCGGCCAAGTCAAGTGTCGGTCAAACACGCGATAGAAAAGATTACGCGATCCATGAGGCAACTAGACGTAATTACGTTATCGTCAGTTCGCCTTCACCTTTCAAGCTGCCGCCTAGAGAAgacaataatgatgatgatgatctaACAGTCGTAACAACACCTCAATCCATTAGAACGTCAGATGATCATAGTGATCAAGCTTTCCAAGTAAACTTTATTCCCGATCCAAGTGTCAATTCGCCAGCGGAATTCAGTACATTATCAGAAATTGAACAGCGTGTAGACTCGACGGTGACTCAATCAATCGGAGTAACTGATGATCTAGAGCAAAATGAAATTTCAGTGAGTCCGCCAGCGACTCGAAAACGTCCGATCTATGACTTTTACGATGAACCTATTGGCAAAGGCGATTATATTACTGCCTCCTCGCCTGCAAGACCCAGAGTTAAATCACGAATTGCAAATCGAGGAAAGGAGAGATATCATGGCTCGAATTACGTTACCATGAAGGTTGTCCGCAAACGTCCGGTCTTTGACCGCGACCAGGATAGCAAGGACTCATTTAAAAGTGACGTGACAGTTCCACTTAGTCGTTCTACCACTCCCCAAATGCCTCcatcatcaccatcaccatcaccatcatcatcaacgCCATCACCACTACCATTAACGTCAGCAGCAATGGCAGCGGATCACCGTAAAAAAATGCTCCTTCCTCAAAAGGTCCCAGTGCCGACTGTTAAATCTGACCGGTTCGACGATACGCCTACGACTCTGAGTCCAATAAAACGAGCCTTCATTATGAGCAAACTTCAGCAGCAACGGGACCAGGAAGACGTCGAAGGCAATGAAATATACCCGACGTCAAGCCTACACCAGCAGTATAAGTCTTTCGAGTCTATGAAACATGACATCAGCTCGCCCCAGACCTTGAAGAGCAGCAGTAACATGTCTACCTCCACAACTTCCACCACCACAACatcatcaacatcaacatccACCAGGATTGCTGCCGTTAAACTGGAACTATCAACAACACCGACACCATTCCGGCGTCACGCGACTGCGGGAACCCGTGATGAGATCGAGAGGAATGAAATATCAGCGACATCCGCGAGCGTCCCACCACCAGTACGCTCGCCGGCGGTAAATCAACTGAGAAGCCGTCATGATAAAAAAGATCTGAGCCTCTCCACTGACGCTACCAGTTCTACAACCGCTGCTAGCACTACTActactgctactgctactgTTTTACACCAGCATCCGTACTCAGGACAACGTAGGACCAGCACGACACTC gaacGGGAGAAGGAGAGTTTTAATACCGCGCGCTCACAAACTGACAGTCCTTAcag AACCATTCCTTCGGAGAATCCACGTGTTGTAAAAACCACAGCATCAACACCTGCCGTACCAGCCCCTACTATTTCAAAAGCCTACTACGATCACGATAGTTATCCTTACTATCTCTACGACGATGACGTATCTATTTATAAAGACGACG ATTATCCCCAGTACACGATTAACCAGTCGGTGGCTATTCAGTCTCATCCTCCTCAGCAGCAGACCGTCCGCATCGCCGAGGTCACGCCGAACTCAAAAACATACACGCAAAAGTCGAAGAAAGTTCCCGCCAATGATGTTAATAAATACAACTTTAATTCCGAAGTCACCGCCGCGGATTACGACATCTATGACAACCAG ggtCACAAGAACAAGTTCCACTTAAACGACGGCCAGCAGTCTTACAG GCCAAACAGCATCAGTCCTCAATTGGTTCACGTGACAACACCAAATGCCATCGTCGATGCCTATGTACCATTAACGACAACAACCAAGGCGCCGCCGACAACAACAGCCCGTCCTTACACTCCAGTAACAGTACCAAG CCGAAGCAGACCACACGTCAACCGAGGAACTGCACCACc ACGACTACGCCCAACTCTTAAACCATCTACGGAGATAGTCTCAAAGGCCCAGGAGTTTGTTGACATCTACAGGTATCCCGCACAGAGACCGGCACCTATTTATCCAACGCCTCAGGTGGACAAACCAGCAGCCAAATGCCGCAAAGATGTTTGCTTGCTTCCGGATTGTAACTGCGGCGGACCCGACATTCCAG GAGACTATTTACCTGAGGAAATACCGCAAATAGTCTTGCTGACATTTGACGACTCGGTTAATGATCTGAACAAGGGACTCTATGCGGATCTATTTGAGAAGGGACGTAAAAACCCAAACGGCTGTCCCATCTCCGCGACATTCTACGTTTCGCACGAGTGGACTGACTACAGCCAAGTACAGAATCTTTACGCTGCTGGTCATGAGATTGCTTCTCACACGGTGTC ACACAGCTTCGGCGAGCAATTCTCGGCTAGGAAGTGGGCCAGGGAAGTTGCTGGCCAACGAGAAATTCTCGCTGCTTATGGCGGAGTCAAGTTGGAAGATGTCAAAGGAATGCGTGCTCCGTTCCTCTCG gtcGGAGGCAACAATATGTTCAGAATGCTCTGGGAAACGAACTTTACATACGACTCGTCGATGCCGATTTACGAAAACAGACCACCCAGCTGGCCGTACACTCTCGACTATAAATTATTCCACGACTGTATGATACCCCCCTGCCCAACAAGGTCCTACCCAGGTCTTTGGGAAGTCCCGATGGTCATGTGGCAAGACCTCAACGGCGGGCGATGCTCTATGGGTGATGCCTGCAGCAACCCTCCAACTGCTGACGGTGTTTACAAAATGCTTATCAAGAACTTTGAACGCCACTACACCACCAACAG aGCGCCATTCGGTCTATTTTATCACGCCGCGTGGTTCACGCAACCGCATCACAAAGAAGGATTCATTTCCTTCTTGGACACAATCGTTGCCATGGATGACGTCTGGGTAATAACCAACACCCAAGCTATTGAATGGGTCAGAAATCCAACCCCTCTCGCTCTGTTAGATACTTTCGAGCCATTTGGATGCAACTAtcag ggCCGCCCGAAGAAGTGTAACAATCCAAAAGTGTGTAACCTCTGGCACAAGAGTGGCGTGAGGTACATGAAAACGTGCCAACCCTGTCCGGACATCTATCCCTGGACGGGCAAGACCGGGATCCGCAGTAGTCGCATTGACAACGAAAtcgaaaattga